One genomic region from Nostoc sphaeroides encodes:
- a CDS encoding bifunctional orotidine-5'-phosphate decarboxylase/orotate phosphoribosyltransferase has product MNFFDKLNRNILQNQSLLFVGLDPNPEMMPVRYESEELITGLWKWLQFIIAETSDFVCAYKPTLGFYEALGIPGLELLYKTLAAIPAHIPVILDAKHSDLNTSTIFAQTVFRQWQVDAITLSPYTGQDHVAPFLVYQGKAVFILCCTSNPGAEALQQYPTNESPLYLQVVKESKTWGTPEQLGLEVGTTNPEILALIRAIAPERIIMARSIWAEGANLKQILEAGLNANGDGLLIPVPQDMLGNTQLSEEIQSLRTEINQIKAEIIHENSTCPVWFPDVCFLNQHPHQDLILQLYDIDCIMFGSFVQASGAIFPYYIDLRKIISNPQVFNQVLTAYEDILKNLIFDRLAGIPYGSLPTATGLALRLHCPMIFPRKEVKAHGTRRVIEGNFHPGETVVVVDDILISGKSVMEGAGKLESAGLKVDDIVVFIDHEQGVKDRLQQNGYRSHSVLTISEITNTLYQAGRINEEQFLAFAESY; this is encoded by the coding sequence ATGAACTTTTTTGATAAATTGAATCGGAATATATTGCAAAATCAAAGCTTACTATTTGTAGGACTTGATCCAAATCCAGAGATGATGCCTGTGCGTTATGAATCGGAAGAACTCATCACTGGTTTGTGGAAGTGGTTGCAATTCATTATTGCTGAAACTTCTGATTTCGTTTGTGCTTATAAACCGACGCTTGGTTTCTACGAAGCATTAGGTATTCCCGGTTTAGAATTACTGTACAAAACTTTAGCAGCTATTCCAGCCCATATTCCAGTAATTTTAGATGCCAAACATAGCGACTTAAATACTAGTACCATTTTTGCCCAAACTGTGTTTAGACAATGGCAAGTGGATGCAATCACTCTGAGTCCCTATACAGGACAAGATCATGTAGCACCTTTTTTGGTCTATCAGGGTAAAGCGGTGTTTATTTTATGTTGTACTTCTAATCCAGGTGCAGAAGCTTTACAGCAATATCCTACAAACGAGTCACCCCTTTATTTACAGGTGGTAAAAGAATCAAAAACTTGGGGAACTCCAGAACAATTGGGTTTGGAAGTGGGAACTACAAATCCTGAGATTTTAGCACTTATTCGAGCGATCGCGCCTGAACGAATTATTATGGCGCGTAGCATCTGGGCGGAAGGCGCAAACCTGAAGCAAATTTTAGAAGCAGGTTTGAATGCTAACGGTGATGGTTTACTAATTCCTGTTCCTCAAGATATGTTGGGAAACACCCAACTATCTGAAGAAATCCAGTCTCTACGCACAGAAATTAATCAAATAAAAGCTGAAATTATTCACGAAAATTCCACATGTCCTGTGTGGTTTCCTGATGTTTGTTTCCTAAATCAGCACCCCCACCAGGATTTGATTTTACAACTTTATGATATTGACTGCATTATGTTTGGCAGCTTTGTCCAAGCATCAGGAGCTATATTTCCTTATTACATCGACTTACGCAAAATTATTTCCAATCCCCAAGTTTTTAATCAAGTTCTCACAGCTTATGAGGATATTTTGAAGAATCTAATTTTTGATAGATTAGCAGGTATTCCCTATGGTTCTTTACCTACTGCGACTGGTTTAGCTTTGCGCCTTCATTGTCCGATGATTTTCCCTCGAAAAGAGGTAAAAGCACATGGAACTCGGAGAGTCATTGAGGGTAACTTTCATCCTGGTGAAACAGTTGTAGTGGTTGACGATATTCTCATCAGTGGTAAAAGTGTCATGGAAGGGGCAGGAAAGTTGGAATCAGCAGGATTAAAAGTTGATGATATTGTAGTATTTATCGACCATGAACAAGGGGTGAAAGATAGGTTACAGCAAAATGGTTATCGCAGCCACTCAGTTTTAACTATTTCGGAAATTACTAATACTCTGTATCAAGCAGGCCGAATAAATGAGGAACAATTTTTAGCTTTCGCTGAAAGTTACTAA
- a CDS encoding cytochrome b/b6 domain-containing protein: MTLNPSQTRKPPNQAIAAKIFHWCNIISLFIMLTSGLQIYNANPVFGGRAGLHIPPIFTLGGWLAGGRHWHFAAMWIFSLNLLWYGIYILITRRWRHRFVGANDFKALQKSQNSKRLIYAWHRIVYTAIIPILLLALFTGIGMYKPAQFPWIVDFFGDWQALRIVHFASVPMVILFVVIHSQLGRKAGGTELTESMFW; encoded by the coding sequence ATGACTTTGAACCCCTCCCAAACTCGAAAGCCACCCAACCAAGCGATCGCAGCCAAAATTTTTCACTGGTGTAACATCATTAGTCTATTTATCATGCTCACCAGTGGACTACAAATTTACAACGCCAACCCTGTTTTTGGGGGACGTGCAGGTTTGCACATTCCTCCGATATTTACTTTAGGAGGTTGGCTTGCAGGAGGTAGACACTGGCATTTTGCAGCAATGTGGATATTTTCGCTGAATCTCCTGTGGTATGGAATTTACATTTTAATTACTCGGCGCTGGCGACATCGGTTTGTAGGTGCTAATGACTTCAAAGCATTACAAAAAAGTCAAAATTCCAAACGTCTAATTTATGCTTGGCATCGGATTGTTTATACAGCAATTATTCCTATTTTGCTGCTGGCGTTATTTACAGGAATAGGAATGTATAAACCTGCTCAATTTCCCTGGATTGTCGATTTCTTTGGCGATTGGCAAGCATTGCGAATTGTTCACTTTGCCTCCGTGCCAATGGTTATCTTATTTGTAGTAATTCACTCTCAATTAGGGCGGAAAGCTGGCGGTACTGAATTAACAGAATCAATGTTTTGGTAA
- a CDS encoding DUF1565 domain-containing protein, protein MKYRGFHISLAKNFRLLSKSYLRDTFTLRVGAGLTALLVVSSGSIILPGEVNAGASHLEGIAPTLTAQAPATAAVIYVNPATGADSAGAGTTSSAPYKSISFALSQAQPGAVIQLAPGNYNQESGETFPLLLKPGVTLRGDEATKGQGILITGGGFYTSRSFARQDITILADQDTTIAGVTVTNPNSRGTAVWVESTNPSIKNSTFTNSVREGVFVTGTANPKIEGNVFVQNKGNGISITRAAQGEIRNNLFQDTGFGLAIGGTSTPQIVENQIVQNQDGLYISESAKPVLRKNVIQNNKRDGVVATVNALPDLGTNENPGGNLIRNNTRYDVNNATKTGQIVAVGNDIDQKKIFGSVDFVAATVNPPPGGAVAFKDVPANYWAKTYIEALASQNIIAGFPDGSFKPNDPVTRAQFATIVTKALTPPTKRAAIKFKDVASNFWANAAIQSAYQSEFVSGYPDGTFKPQQEIPRVQALVSLANGLGLTASNQNVLSFYTDAAQIPNYAIAPVAAATARQLVINYPTVKQLNPNREATRAEVAAFVYQALVNAGRAQPIPSSYLVTAQ, encoded by the coding sequence ATGAAATACCGGGGTTTTCACATTTCTCTAGCGAAAAATTTTCGCCTTCTTTCTAAGAGCTATCTCAGAGATACTTTTACTTTACGCGTGGGAGCCGGACTAACAGCCTTGCTAGTTGTTTCTAGTGGGTCAATAATACTACCTGGTGAGGTTAATGCTGGTGCGAGTCACCTAGAAGGTATTGCCCCGACTTTGACAGCGCAAGCCCCTGCAACAGCCGCAGTAATTTACGTGAATCCAGCGACTGGTGCAGATAGTGCTGGTGCTGGTACAACGTCATCTGCACCCTACAAAAGCATAAGTTTCGCTCTAAGTCAAGCCCAACCAGGTGCAGTTATTCAATTAGCACCTGGGAACTATAACCAAGAAAGTGGCGAAACCTTCCCACTGTTGCTTAAACCAGGGGTAACACTGCGGGGTGATGAAGCTACTAAAGGTCAGGGGATATTAATTACAGGTGGAGGCTTTTACACTAGTCGCAGCTTTGCCAGACAGGATATTACCATCCTTGCAGACCAAGATACCACGATCGCAGGTGTCACCGTCACCAACCCAAATAGCCGGGGTACGGCTGTGTGGGTGGAGTCAACTAATCCGAGTATCAAAAACAGTACTTTTACTAACAGTGTCAGAGAGGGTGTTTTTGTTACGGGTACAGCCAATCCCAAAATCGAAGGTAATGTCTTTGTGCAAAACAAAGGCAATGGAATTTCCATTACTAGAGCTGCTCAAGGAGAAATTCGGAATAACTTATTTCAGGATACTGGTTTTGGTCTAGCGATCGGTGGCACTTCCACACCCCAAATTGTGGAAAACCAAATTGTCCAAAACCAAGACGGTCTTTATATCTCCGAATCAGCAAAGCCCGTATTGCGTAAGAATGTTATTCAGAACAATAAACGGGATGGTGTAGTAGCGACTGTCAACGCTTTACCCGACCTTGGCACCAACGAAAATCCTGGTGGTAATCTTATTCGCAATAACACTCGTTATGATGTGAACAATGCCACTAAAACCGGTCAAATTGTCGCTGTTGGCAATGATATCGATCAGAAAAAGATTTTCGGCTCAGTAGATTTTGTTGCCGCAACTGTTAACCCACCCCCTGGAGGGGCTGTTGCATTTAAAGATGTACCAGCAAATTACTGGGCAAAAACTTACATCGAAGCTTTAGCCTCCCAAAATATTATTGCTGGCTTTCCTGATGGCAGCTTTAAACCCAATGATCCTGTAACCCGCGCTCAATTCGCCACTATTGTCACTAAAGCCCTAACACCACCAACCAAACGCGCAGCAATCAAATTTAAGGATGTAGCAAGCAATTTCTGGGCTAACGCTGCAATTCAATCTGCTTACCAAAGTGAATTTGTTTCTGGTTATCCCGATGGCACTTTTAAGCCACAACAGGAAATTCCTAGAGTTCAAGCATTAGTATCTTTAGCTAATGGTTTGGGCTTAACTGCGAGTAATCAGAATGTCCTTTCCTTTTACACCGATGCTGCCCAGATTCCTAATTATGCGATCGCTCCTGTTGCTGCCGCAACTGCACGGCAACTAGTTATCAACTATCCCACAGTCAAGCAACTCAATCCTAATCGTGAAGCGACTAGAGCCGAAGTTGCTGCCTTTGTTTACCAGGCACTCGTCAATGCTGGACGTGCTCAACCAATTCCTTCATCCTATTTGGTAACAGCTCAGTAA
- a CDS encoding DUF3493 domain-containing protein: MVDQNRKNRLNPEQYASLKAEIAAPYRGLRQFFYIAFGASGSLGAFVFFFQVLAGRNVESAIPSLALQIAIVALMVFLWRWEQRWQQRSNSGKNPNS, from the coding sequence ATGGTAGATCAAAATCGCAAAAATCGCCTTAACCCTGAACAATACGCCAGCCTCAAAGCAGAAATAGCCGCACCTTATCGCGGCTTACGACAATTTTTCTACATCGCTTTCGGTGCTTCTGGCTCACTCGGTGCATTCGTCTTTTTCTTCCAAGTGCTTGCCGGACGCAATGTTGAGAGTGCAATACCTAGTTTAGCTCTCCAAATAGCGATCGTTGCCTTAATGGTCTTCCTTTGGCGCTGGGAACAGCGTTGGCAACAACGCTCGAATTCGGGTAAAAATCCTAATTCCTGA
- a CDS encoding sulfate ABC transporter substrate-binding protein, translating to MSKVQQYTHLSKLLTERMQSYVMKALQIIQLSYQHTIRNWLNKRTVQSFVSLFLIGTFLSIAVASCSGSSSASKNDVKLKLVSFSVTKAAHDQIIPKFVESWKKEHNQNVTIEATYGGSGAQTATVIDGSQEADIVHLALPLDVIKIQQAGLIKSGWETRYPRNGIVSKSVAAIVTREGNPKNIKTWSDLAKDDVKIIAANPKTSGIAIWEFLALWSSVSLTGGDETAALDYVTKVYKNIPVLTKDAREASDSFFQKGEGDVLINYENEVILAQIGGLKLPYVVPQVNISIDNPVALVDKNVDKHGTREVAQAFVNFLYSTEAQREFAKLQYRPVNPTVTQEVASKQAQIQTLFTSQDLGGWELIQKKFFENGAIFDKVQAASKA from the coding sequence ATGAGCAAGGTGCAACAATACACACATTTAAGTAAATTGCTAACTGAGAGAATGCAGTCTTATGTCATGAAAGCTTTGCAGATTATACAACTCTCATATCAACACACAATTAGAAATTGGTTGAATAAACGTACTGTACAAAGCTTTGTCAGCCTGTTTCTAATAGGTACTTTTTTGAGTATAGCAGTTGCCTCCTGTTCGGGAAGTAGTTCAGCCAGCAAAAATGATGTTAAGCTAAAACTTGTATCTTTCTCTGTCACCAAAGCTGCACATGACCAGATAATTCCCAAATTTGTCGAAAGCTGGAAGAAAGAACACAACCAAAACGTCACGATTGAGGCGACTTATGGGGGTTCTGGCGCTCAAACGGCTACAGTCATTGACGGTTCGCAAGAAGCAGATATAGTACATTTGGCACTTCCCCTAGATGTAATCAAAATTCAGCAAGCAGGTTTGATTAAATCAGGTTGGGAAACCAGATATCCGAGAAATGGTATTGTCAGTAAATCTGTAGCTGCGATCGTTACTCGTGAAGGTAATCCCAAAAATATTAAGACTTGGTCAGACTTGGCAAAAGATGATGTGAAAATAATTGCAGCAAACCCAAAAACTTCTGGTATTGCTATCTGGGAATTCTTAGCTTTATGGAGTTCTGTGAGTTTAACAGGTGGTGACGAAACCGCAGCATTAGATTATGTCACCAAAGTTTATAAGAACATCCCTGTATTAACGAAAGATGCCCGCGAAGCTAGCGATTCATTTTTCCAAAAAGGCGAGGGAGATGTCTTAATTAACTACGAGAATGAGGTGATTTTGGCGCAAATAGGTGGATTGAAACTGCCTTATGTTGTACCTCAAGTTAATATTTCCATCGATAATCCTGTAGCTTTAGTTGATAAAAACGTTGATAAACACGGTACAAGAGAAGTTGCACAAGCGTTTGTAAATTTTCTTTACTCAACAGAAGCTCAACGGGAATTTGCCAAATTACAGTATCGTCCTGTTAACCCCACTGTTACCCAAGAAGTAGCGTCAAAACAAGCGCAAATTCAAACTTTATTTACCTCTCAAGATTTAGGTGGTTGGGAGCTTATTCAGAAAAAGTTTTTTGAAAATGGGGCAATTTTTGACAAAGTTCAAGCTGCTAGCAAAGCATAA
- a CDS encoding PstS family phosphate ABC transporter substrate-binding protein — protein sequence MSFHRRFKDSFLFTSLMVLASSITACNGGQELKSQVSIDGAAVGFPISLAVAEEYQKVKSDAKVSVASSGTGGGFSKFCNGDIDIVTASRTIRNEEIKKCKSKNIEFVELPIGLDGVAVIANRKNDFAKCLTIKEMNTIWSAKSDGKILTWDQVNPKFPKLPLKLYAPASDTGTFDYLTQAVTGKAKNGRTDYTPSHNQNLLVQGVSGDESALAYVGISYYIQNQEKLNLVAIENLKGECKKPVPLDNVLKNTYTPLSRPLFIYVSKISLDNKPAVKEFVDFYLENSWKWVDGAGYVALPDEAYVKVKQKFATGETGTKFQKAKPGEPITNFL from the coding sequence ATGAGCTTTCATCGCAGATTTAAAGATAGCTTTTTATTCACATCTTTAATGGTTCTTGCCAGTAGCATCACTGCTTGTAACGGTGGACAAGAATTGAAAAGTCAAGTGAGTATTGATGGTGCAGCAGTGGGTTTTCCTATTTCTTTAGCAGTTGCAGAAGAATACCAGAAGGTTAAATCTGACGCGAAAGTTAGTGTTGCTTCCAGTGGTACGGGTGGCGGTTTCAGTAAGTTTTGTAATGGTGATATTGATATTGTTACCGCTTCTCGTACCATCAGAAATGAAGAAATAAAAAAATGTAAAAGCAAAAATATTGAGTTTGTAGAGTTACCTATAGGTTTAGACGGCGTTGCTGTAATTGCAAATCGTAAAAACGACTTTGCTAAATGTTTAACTATTAAGGAAATGAACACAATTTGGAGTGCTAAATCAGACGGCAAAATCTTGACTTGGGATCAAGTTAATCCTAAATTTCCTAAGCTACCACTAAAGCTTTATGCTCCGGCTTCGGATACGGGGACTTTTGATTATTTAACTCAAGCGGTTACTGGCAAAGCCAAGAATGGGCGCACCGACTACACTCCTAGTCATAATCAAAATCTGCTAGTGCAAGGTGTTTCTGGAGATGAATCAGCATTGGCTTATGTAGGGATATCTTACTACATTCAAAACCAAGAAAAGCTCAATTTAGTTGCTATCGAAAATCTCAAAGGAGAATGCAAAAAACCAGTTCCGTTGGATAATGTCCTCAAAAATACCTACACACCTTTGTCTCGTCCCCTGTTTATATATGTCAGCAAGATATCTTTAGATAACAAACCAGCAGTCAAAGAATTTGTAGATTTTTATCTAGAAAATTCTTGGAAGTGGGTAGATGGTGCTGGATATGTAGCACTACCTGATGAAGCTTACGTCAAGGTAAAACAAAAATTTGCAACTGGTGAAACTGGCACAAAATTTCAAAAAGCTAAACCAGGTGAACCAATTACAAACTTTCTTTAG
- a CDS encoding AI-2E family transporter → MNFSLNQLLRWLIFTLLFPLVFLNGWLAFLLVKNFQPVVTILLLATLLAFVLNYPVTILQKRGVKRGYAVALVFISAVIIIVALGITLVPIVLEQFNEMVKVLPQWINSSEEKLQILNDWFFRHKLNVNLSQLLSRLTEQLPSELEFLSDKLLSIIIDTIDSISEALITIVLTFYLLLDGPRIWEGIFKKLPGNFAQKVSQSIQQNFQNYLIGQGSLALLMGVSLTLLFLAFQIQFALLFGLGVGFLSLIPFGDVVSLVVITLIIATHDFWLAVKIFAVAVVIDQVIDQAIAPRLLGKFTGLRPIWVLIALLVGTNAGGVLGLLVAVPVAGFIKDIADGFNSSYSENQESPEMLTEKSILP, encoded by the coding sequence ATGAATTTTTCACTGAATCAACTGCTTAGATGGTTAATTTTTACGCTGTTATTTCCTCTAGTCTTTCTCAATGGTTGGCTAGCATTTTTGCTTGTTAAAAATTTTCAACCTGTCGTAACAATTCTTTTATTAGCTACTTTGCTTGCATTCGTTTTAAACTATCCTGTTACCATTCTCCAAAAGCGAGGAGTGAAACGTGGTTATGCAGTAGCATTAGTTTTTATATCAGCAGTGATAATTATTGTTGCTCTGGGTATCACTTTGGTTCCCATTGTTTTAGAGCAATTTAATGAGATGGTGAAAGTCCTTCCCCAATGGATTAATTCTAGCGAAGAAAAACTTCAGATTTTAAATGATTGGTTTTTTAGGCACAAATTAAATGTGAATTTAAGTCAGTTATTAAGCCGATTAACTGAGCAATTACCTAGTGAATTAGAGTTTCTTTCAGATAAACTTTTAAGTATTATCATAGATACGATTGATAGTATCTCTGAGGCATTAATCACAATAGTACTGACTTTCTATCTGTTGTTAGATGGCCCAAGGATTTGGGAGGGGATATTTAAAAAGTTACCTGGAAATTTTGCTCAGAAGGTAAGCCAATCTATTCAACAAAACTTTCAAAATTACTTGATTGGTCAGGGAAGTTTAGCTTTGCTGATGGGAGTTTCATTAACATTATTGTTTTTGGCTTTTCAAATCCAGTTTGCTTTACTTTTTGGTTTGGGGGTTGGGTTTTTGAGTTTAATTCCCTTTGGCGATGTCGTCAGTCTTGTTGTAATAACTTTAATAATAGCCACACATGACTTTTGGCTAGCAGTGAAGATTTTTGCGGTAGCTGTTGTCATTGATCAGGTAATTGATCAGGCGATCGCACCTCGTCTTTTAGGTAAATTTACTGGACTAAGACCAATATGGGTGTTAATTGCTTTGCTTGTAGGAACCAATGCTGGCGGAGTCTTAGGTTTGCTAGTTGCGGTACCTGTAGCTGGTTTTATCAAAGATATAGCAGATGGTTTTAACTCTAGTTATTCTGAGAATCAAGAATCACCAGAGATGTTAACCGAAAAATCAATATTGCCATAA
- a CDS encoding antitoxin family protein — translation MVEKITAVFNGKVFYPAEPIALPINTRVRISIEILPPSEHETVSFLQTARSLNLDGPPDWCTNIDKYLSGK, via the coding sequence ATGGTAGAAAAAATCACAGCTGTCTTTAATGGCAAAGTGTTCTATCCGGCTGAACCGATCGCACTGCCAATCAATACCCGCGTGCGAATCAGTATTGAAATTTTACCGCCAAGTGAACATGAAACGGTATCATTTTTGCAAACGGCGCGATCGCTCAACTTAGATGGGCCACCTGATTGGTGTACCAATATAGATAAATATTTATCCGGTAAATAA
- the pstC gene encoding phosphate ABC transporter permease subunit PstC → MQNSTSQDDPYLLPRQSLDKDISEDILERIVEAILFACALVSVLTTFGIVIIIFQETFSFFQEVSFAQFFLDTKWTPLFAERHFGIWPLINGTFLTTVIAMSVAIPLGLCSAIYLSEYAQPKVAAVLRPAVELLAGVPTVVYGYFALLFLTPLLRNFIPLEIFNSLSAGVMMGIMITPTVGSISLDAIKSVPRSLREGAYALGITKLETIFKVVLPAALSGIIASIILGISRAVGETMTVLIAAGLQPKLTVSFAESIATMTAYMAQISGGDSPRGSLNFKTLYAVGAVLFVLTLSLNIVSYWIANRYKEKYE, encoded by the coding sequence ATGCAAAATTCCACTTCTCAAGACGATCCTTATTTACTACCCAGACAATCGCTAGACAAAGATATATCTGAAGATATATTAGAAAGGATTGTGGAAGCGATTTTATTTGCTTGTGCTTTAGTTTCTGTTTTGACTACCTTTGGTATTGTCATAATTATTTTTCAGGAGACATTTAGTTTTTTCCAAGAAGTTTCCTTTGCTCAATTCTTTCTTGATACTAAATGGACACCGCTATTTGCAGAGAGACATTTTGGCATTTGGCCATTAATTAATGGCACTTTCTTGACTACAGTGATAGCTATGTCAGTTGCGATTCCTTTGGGTTTATGTTCTGCCATTTACTTGAGTGAATATGCTCAACCCAAAGTAGCAGCAGTTTTACGCCCAGCCGTAGAACTTTTAGCAGGAGTACCAACTGTAGTATATGGTTACTTTGCACTATTGTTTCTGACACCATTGCTGCGGAATTTTATCCCTTTAGAAATATTCAATTCCTTGAGTGCGGGGGTAATGATGGGGATTATGATTACTCCCACCGTTGGCTCTATTAGCTTAGATGCTATTAAATCAGTTCCACGTTCTTTGCGCGAAGGAGCTTATGCTTTAGGTATCACGAAACTAGAAACTATTTTTAAAGTAGTTTTACCAGCCGCACTTTCGGGAATTATCGCCTCGATTATTTTAGGTATTTCTCGCGCTGTAGGTGAAACAATGACTGTCCTCATCGCCGCCGGACTACAGCCAAAGCTGACTGTTAGTTTTGCAGAATCAATCGCAACAATGACTGCTTACATGGCACAAATTTCTGGCGGAGATAGTCCGCGTGGAAGTCTCAATTTTAAGACTTTATATGCTGTCGGTGCGGTTTTATTTGTGCTTACCCTATCTTTGAACATTGTTAGTTACTGGATTGCTAATCGTTATAAGGAAAAATACGAGTAA
- a CDS encoding type II toxin-antitoxin system VapC family toxin: MHSEVFLDTSFAIALSAPSDRLHDRALHLAKMLQAAETRLVTTQAVMLEIGNALSQQPYRQAAIILLNSLVADSKVEIIPLSQELYERAFELYQEQTEKEWGFGDCVSFIVMQYSGITEALTADEHFQQAGFRALLRENLP; encoded by the coding sequence ATGCATTCTGAAGTCTTTCTTGATACATCATTTGCCATTGCCTTATCAGCACCGAGCGATCGCTTACATGACCGAGCGTTACATCTGGCTAAAATGTTACAAGCGGCAGAAACTCGTTTAGTGACAACACAGGCGGTGATGTTGGAAATTGGCAATGCCTTATCCCAACAACCTTATCGTCAAGCGGCAATCATATTATTAAATTCTTTAGTAGCAGACTCCAAAGTAGAAATTATCCCCCTCTCCCAAGAACTCTACGAACGTGCTTTCGAGCTATATCAGGAACAAACAGAGAAAGAATGGGGATTTGGGGATTGCGTATCTTTTATTGTGATGCAGTATAGCGGAATCACGGAAGCCCTGACTGCTGATGAGCATTTTCAACAGGCAGGTTTTCGAGCATTACTACGAGAAAATTTGCCTTAA
- the hpnH gene encoding adenosyl-hopene transferase HpnH, with amino-acid sequence MAVNLQQAMDIGKYLVTQRLKGRKRFPLVLMLEPLFRCNLACTGCGKIQHPKEILKQNLTPEQCFAAVEECGAPVVSIPGGEPLLHPQIDEIVQGLIERKKYIYLCTNGLLLEKSLDKFQPSPYLTFSVHLDGMRELHDQCVDRKGVFDIAVKAIRAAKAKGFRVTTNTTIFEGTQPEDMQEFFDFLDTLNTDGMMISPGYSYEWAPDQDHFLHREQTRALFRQILAPYKAGEKNWNFNHNPLFLDFLTGEKDYECTPWGSPSYSVLGWQKPCYLLNEGYYSTFRELLAQTDWSQYGQKSGNPKCADCMVHCGYEPTAAMDAMQPQNMARALGSVFGRG; translated from the coding sequence AACAAGCTATGGATATTGGGAAGTATCTTGTTACCCAGCGTTTGAAAGGACGTAAACGCTTCCCCTTAGTATTGATGTTGGAACCTCTTTTTCGGTGTAATCTAGCCTGTACTGGTTGTGGTAAAATCCAACATCCAAAGGAAATTTTAAAGCAAAATCTCACCCCAGAACAGTGCTTTGCCGCAGTGGAAGAGTGTGGCGCACCGGTTGTCTCAATTCCTGGGGGAGAACCTCTCCTACATCCCCAGATTGATGAAATTGTTCAGGGATTAATTGAGCGCAAGAAATATATTTACTTGTGTACCAATGGCTTGTTGTTAGAAAAGAGCCTGGATAAGTTTCAACCTTCTCCTTACCTGACTTTTAGTGTGCATTTAGATGGAATGCGGGAGTTGCACGATCAATGTGTCGATCGCAAAGGTGTTTTTGATATTGCTGTTAAAGCTATTCGCGCCGCTAAAGCTAAAGGCTTTCGTGTCACCACTAACACCACTATCTTTGAGGGTACTCAACCTGAAGATATGCAAGAGTTCTTCGACTTTCTGGACACACTAAATACTGACGGAATGATGATTTCTCCCGGCTACAGTTACGAGTGGGCACCAGATCAAGATCATTTTCTGCATCGAGAACAAACACGCGCCCTCTTCCGGCAAATTCTGGCTCCATACAAAGCTGGTGAAAAAAACTGGAACTTCAATCACAATCCGCTTTTCTTAGATTTTCTCACCGGTGAAAAAGACTACGAATGCACGCCTTGGGGTAGCCCTAGCTATAGCGTTCTCGGCTGGCAAAAACCTTGCTATCTGCTGAACGAAGGTTATTACTCTACCTTCAGGGAATTACTAGCACAAACTGACTGGAGTCAATACGGCCAGAAGAGTGGTAATCCCAAGTGTGCCGATTGCATGGTTCACTGCGGCTACGAACCCACCGCCGCAATGGATGCAATGCAACCGCAAAATATGGCGCGTGCCCTTGGCAGTGTGTTTGGCAGGGGCTAG